A genomic region of Bradyrhizobium sp. ORS 278 contains the following coding sequences:
- a CDS encoding PopZ family protein gives MTQPAKVQEPSMEEILASIRRIIADDEGKPPAAEKAAAPEPAKAEKPAAAAPAPKPVMNDIPPSKIAAAAPKPAPAPPPPAAAASNSQDDIDALLAGLDETTAPAAVQPAQPEPEPEVLELTDDMAVAPPTPAPAPSPAPAAASFRKVDPQDDIEFIESGRVNQKSASFETSFETASPRQPIMAPSTVNAVESAFNALANTVLSNNARTLEDLVKEMLRPMLKSWLDDNLPALVERIVKAEIERVSRGR, from the coding sequence ATGACGCAGCCTGCAAAGGTCCAAGAACCCTCCATGGAGGAGATTCTGGCGTCAATCCGGCGCATCATCGCCGATGACGAGGGTAAGCCGCCGGCCGCAGAGAAGGCTGCCGCGCCCGAGCCGGCCAAGGCCGAGAAGCCGGCTGCTGCAGCGCCGGCGCCGAAGCCCGTCATGAACGACATTCCGCCGTCGAAGATCGCTGCGGCCGCCCCGAAGCCGGCGCCAGCGCCTCCGCCGCCTGCGGCCGCGGCGAGCAACAGCCAAGACGACATTGACGCATTGCTGGCGGGTTTGGATGAAACGACTGCGCCGGCAGCGGTTCAGCCGGCGCAACCCGAGCCCGAACCAGAAGTACTCGAGTTGACGGACGACATGGCCGTGGCACCACCGACACCCGCTCCAGCCCCATCTCCCGCGCCGGCGGCCGCATCCTTCCGCAAGGTGGATCCGCAGGACGACATCGAGTTCATCGAGTCCGGGCGGGTGAACCAGAAGAGCGCCAGCTTCGAAACCTCGTTCGAGACCGCCTCGCCAAGGCAGCCGATCATGGCGCCATCGACGGTCAACGCGGTCGAATCGGCGTTCAACGCGCTCGCCAATACGGTGCTGAGCAACAACGCCCGGACGCTGGAGGATCTCGTCAAGGAGATGCTGCGGCCGATGCTCAAATCCTGGCTTGACGACAATCTGCCGGCTCTGGTCGAGCGGATCGTCAAGGCGGAAATCGAGCGGGTCTCGCGCGGCCGCTGA
- a CDS encoding TolC family outer membrane protein translates to MFGVKLVTAAAAAVLVMAYAGPTPALADTIEAALVRAYQNNPQLNATRAQVRSVDEGVPQALSGYRPKVNLTASAGYSYTDAQTAPATPALHGAQRPRSVGLTVNQTLYNGQQTANGVRKAEANVSGQREALRVLEQQVLLQAATIYMDYLRDAAIVEVQRSNTRVLEQTLKQTRDRFNVGEVTRTDVAQSEAQLAAGRTQQLTAEANLTATRSNFRRIIGNDPENLAPGSPVDRYLPPTLQQSIETALTESPSVTAAMFGIDVQYLDVKIKEGALLPTVTVQASATQSYETALTSYRAFNAAATAQLNVPIYQGGAEYSLIRQSKETLAQQRLALEQTRDQARSDVVSAWGRLLAGKAQVQSAQAQVAASEIALNGVREEAKAGQRTTLDVLNAQQALVNARNSLVTAQHDRVVASYSVLQTVGRLSPQVLNLPTTTYDPSVHYQQIRDSWAGVRTPDGR, encoded by the coding sequence CTTATCAGAACAACCCGCAACTCAATGCAACGCGGGCGCAGGTCCGGTCGGTCGACGAAGGTGTTCCTCAGGCGCTGTCCGGATATCGGCCCAAGGTGAACCTGACCGCGTCGGCGGGCTATTCGTATACCGACGCCCAGACCGCGCCTGCCACACCTGCTCTTCACGGCGCTCAGCGACCACGCAGCGTCGGCCTGACCGTCAATCAGACGCTCTATAACGGACAGCAGACTGCCAACGGCGTGCGCAAGGCGGAGGCCAACGTCTCGGGACAGCGCGAAGCGCTGCGCGTTCTTGAGCAGCAGGTGCTGCTGCAGGCCGCGACGATCTATATGGACTATCTGCGCGACGCAGCGATCGTCGAGGTCCAGCGCAGCAACACCCGGGTTCTCGAACAGACACTCAAGCAGACACGTGATCGTTTCAACGTCGGCGAAGTGACCCGGACCGACGTCGCGCAATCGGAGGCGCAGCTCGCAGCCGGCCGCACGCAGCAGCTGACGGCCGAAGCGAACCTGACGGCAACGCGCTCGAACTTCCGCCGCATCATCGGCAACGACCCAGAAAATTTGGCGCCGGGTTCACCGGTGGACCGTTATTTGCCGCCGACGTTGCAGCAGTCGATCGAGACCGCGCTCACCGAAAGCCCGAGTGTAACGGCGGCGATGTTCGGCATTGACGTGCAGTATCTGGACGTCAAGATCAAGGAAGGCGCTCTGCTGCCGACCGTGACGGTTCAGGCCTCTGCGACCCAGTCCTATGAAACGGCCCTGACCTCCTATCGCGCGTTCAATGCGGCCGCGACGGCACAGCTCAACGTGCCGATCTATCAGGGTGGCGCCGAATACTCCCTAATCCGGCAGTCCAAGGAGACGCTGGCGCAGCAACGCCTCGCCCTGGAGCAGACGCGAGACCAGGCCCGCTCGGATGTGGTGTCGGCATGGGGCCGGCTGCTCGCCGGCAAGGCCCAGGTACAATCGGCGCAGGCCCAGGTTGCCGCCTCCGAGATCGCTCTGAACGGCGTCCGCGAGGAGGCCAAAGCCGGCCAGCGCACTACGCTCGATGTCCTCAACGCTCAGCAGGCGCTGGTCAATGCGCGAAATTCGCTGGTGACTGCTCAGCACGATCGCGTGGTAGCGTCATACTCAGTGCTGCAGACGGTCGGACGTCTCTCGCCGCAGGTGCTCAACCTGCCGACAACCACGTACGATCCCAGCGTGCATTACCAGCAGATCCGGGACAGCTGGGCGGGTGTACGGACGCCTGATGGTCGTTAG